A region of Enoplosus armatus isolate fEnoArm2 chromosome 14, fEnoArm2.hap1, whole genome shotgun sequence DNA encodes the following proteins:
- the crispld1b gene encoding cysteine-rich secretory protein LCCL domain-containing 1b, whose protein sequence is MTTSLPFLSWVRVVSLFLCLTQTALAMVVTNSTRLESILDKYRDKDEEWWRARSRGKRAISEGDMHLILDLHNKLRGQVYPPASNMEYMVWDYELERSAEHWAHTCRWEHGPSHMLTQIGQNLGAHWGRDRPPTYHVQAWYDEVRHYTYPYSQECNPHCPFRCSGPVCTHYTQLVWATSNRIGCAINVCYNMNVWGMIWAKAVYLVCNYSPPGNWWGHAPYKYGAPCSACPASYAGGCRDNLCYKDGGVDRRPAPEIEETNYIEPEPEPVRDREPQPRAQTPNPSPNDNLERNQVVSTEQMCQQVDCETKLRDRCKGTTCNRYECPPGCRDSPGKIVGTGYYDMQSSVCGAGLHFGVIDNDGGWLDVTRLGRKQQFNKSYKNGIQSIGKNRSANSFKVESVPVKAVTCDTTVALFCPFKKPVRHCPRLYCPRNCLRDSRARVIGTKYFSDKSSICRAAIHAGVIQNEAGGYLDVMPVDKRKQYSGSYQNGITSESLLNPTGGKAFRVFAVI, encoded by the exons ATGACGACGTCTCTCCCTTTCCTGAGCTGGGTCAGAGTGGTGAGCTTGTTCCTGTGTTTGACCCAGACCGCCCTAGCCATGGTCGTCACCAACTCCACGCGACTCGAGTCCATCCTGGACAAGTACAGGGACAAGGATGAGGAGTGGTGGAGGGCCAGGTCGAGGGGGAAGAGGGCCATCAGCGAGGGAGACATGCACCTGATCCTGGACTTGCACAACAAGCTGCGGGGTCAGGTCTACCCTCCTGCCTCCAACATGGAGTACATG GTATGGGATTATGAGTTAGAGCGGAGCGCAGAGCACTGGGCACATACCTGCCGATGGGAACACGGACCGAGCCACATGCTGACACAAATAGGCCAAAACCTCGGCGCCCACTggggcag GGACCGCCCCCCTACCTATCATGTCCAGGCCTGGTATGATGAGGTGAGGCACTACACCTATCCCTACTCCCAGGAGTGTAACCCACACTGCCCATTCAGATGTTCAGGACCTGTGTGTACACACTACACTCAG TTGGTGTGGGCGACTAGCAATCGTATTGGCTGCGCCATCAATGTGTGTTACAACATGAACGTGTGGGGAATGATCTGGGCTAAAGCCGTCTATCTGGTCTGCAACTACTCTCCACC ggGCAACTGGTGGGGTCATGCTCCGTACAAATACGGAGCGCCTTGTTCTGCCTGTCCAGCTAGCTATGCTGGAGGCTGCAGAGACAATCTCTGCTACAAAG ATGGGGGTGTTGACAGGCGTCCAGCCCCTGAGATTGAGGAGACCAACTACATTGAACCTGAACCGGAACCAGTAAGGGACAGGGAGCCCCAACCAAGGGCCCAGACACCAAACCCCTCGCCCAATGACAATCTGGAGAGAAACCAGGTTGTCAGCACAGAGCAGATGT GCCAACAGGTTGACTGTGAGACTAAGCTGAGAGATCGGTGCAAGGGAACGACCTGTAACAG ATACGAGTGTCCGCCTGGCTGCCGTGACAGTCCTGGAAAAATAGTTGGGACCGGATATTATGACATG CAATccagtgtgtgtggagctggGTTACACTTTGGTGTTATTGACAATGACGGAGGATGGCTGGATGTGACCAGACTGGGCAGAAAACAGCAATTCAACAAGTCATACAAGAATGGTATTCAATCAATTGG GAAAAACCGGAGCGCAAATTCCTTCAAAGTGGAGTCGGTTCCTG tcaAGGCAGTAACATGTGATACCACCGTGGCACTTTTCTGCCCTTTCAAGAAACCTGTGCGACACTGTCCCAG GCTGTATTGTCCCAGGAACTGTCTACGTGACAGTCGAGCCCGAGTCATTGGGACAAAATACTTCTCAGAT AAATCCAGTATTTGCCGAGCAGCCATTCATGCCGGAGTGATCCAGAATGAGGCAGGGGGGTACCTCGATGTGATGCCTGTGGACAAAAGGAAGCAGTACAGTGGCAGTTACCAGAATGGCATCACCTCAGAGAG cctgcTGAACCCAACAGGTGGAAAAGCCTTTAGAGTGTTTGCAGTCATCTGA